One genomic region from Terriglobus aquaticus encodes:
- a CDS encoding alkaline phosphatase family protein codes for MRHAVGCAAGARLFPAAAMASLGAGPAPKAVVVTFGGGARDAETFAPEGQANIPLLLSQLIPQATFYTQVINRGILGHYVATASLATGVYERFNNFAATQPENPTVFEYLRRDLKRPAEDAWVVAPSNGFGGIGESNNRLYGTGLGARVILPKHLLAAAMRGTTGGAMTEHMLRDNYETPLFDPSPTGSISEQDLHRTAELLDLSIEDFRAHAATLNSPDELSFYIARQIMRRAAPSLLWITLHDIDIAHSGAFSLYLEGIRRSDRLCAEIWRTIQSEPEYKDRTTLYVLPDFGRDSDEDSGGNGFQHHRTGDPLSRTTWMLVLGPGVRQNVVIDRPVDSLDLVPTLAQRLGFQARFARGTPLTEVLS; via the coding sequence ATGCGGCACGCTGTGGGCTGCGCTGCTGGCGCGAGACTCTTTCCCGCGGCCGCAATGGCGTCGCTCGGTGCCGGGCCAGCGCCCAAAGCGGTTGTCGTCACGTTTGGCGGGGGCGCGCGCGATGCAGAAACGTTCGCGCCGGAGGGACAGGCGAACATCCCTCTGCTGCTGAGCCAATTGATTCCGCAGGCTACGTTCTACACGCAGGTCATCAACCGCGGCATCCTTGGGCATTACGTGGCTACCGCCTCACTGGCCACCGGTGTGTATGAGCGCTTCAACAATTTCGCAGCGACGCAGCCGGAAAACCCCACTGTCTTTGAGTACCTGCGGCGCGACCTGAAGCGCCCGGCGGAGGACGCTTGGGTGGTCGCGCCGAGCAACGGGTTTGGCGGCATCGGGGAGAGCAACAATCGCCTGTACGGAACAGGTCTTGGCGCACGGGTCATCCTACCTAAACATCTGCTGGCAGCAGCCATGCGCGGGACCACCGGCGGAGCCATGACGGAGCACATGCTGCGCGACAACTACGAGACGCCGCTGTTCGATCCGTCGCCCACCGGTTCAATCTCAGAACAGGACCTGCATCGCACGGCCGAGCTTCTGGACCTCTCTATAGAAGACTTCCGGGCGCATGCCGCGACTCTCAACAGTCCCGATGAACTTTCGTTCTATATCGCCCGGCAGATCATGCGCCGCGCTGCACCGTCGCTGTTATGGATCACCTTGCACGACATCGACATCGCACACTCCGGCGCGTTCTCGCTCTACCTCGAGGGCATCCGGCGCAGCGATCGCCTTTGCGCGGAGATCTGGCGCACGATCCAGAGCGAGCCGGAATACAAAGACCGCACCACGCTGTACGTTTTGCCTGATTTCGGCAGAGACTCCGACGAGGACTCCGGTGGGAACGGCTTTCAGCACCATCGCACCGGCGATCCGTTGAGCCGCACTACGTGGATGCTGGTGCTTGGGCCCGGCGTGCGACAAAACGTTGTCATCGATCGTCCCGTAGATTCGCTGGACCTGGTCCCCACGCTGGCGCAGCGCCTTGGCTTTCAGGCGCGGTTCGCCCGCGGCACACCGCTCACGGAGGTGCTGTCGTGA
- a CDS encoding tetratricopeptide repeat protein: MSAEDKASLTSAIQAYEAGNLAAARPSLLRLATKYPKQVEVQTATGMTLAESGDLKEALPYLQCAHRLAPRDADISGNLAVALIKSGAPGEAVTLLTEASSQQPDNPVLMIHLAQAQMEAANASAAAKAYSAGARLMQQQGVAVDDDLRHDWAVALLTANDPGQALTVLHAAPDQESSAPLQELLGEAEEQSHHFESAAQHFKRAAELDPSEANLYSYATELMRHWTFPAAIQVLTYAAQRYPSSERMRTALGVAYYGNADYEKAVPVFADLLGKDPNSSTAADLLGRSCSALGGAQQEGCTSLRRFAEAHPANAEASLFAGVAILHQPADKQDAVAAEALLRNAVRVNPKLADAWYQLAVLQQSRNDWAGSADLLHRALQQRPDYPEAHYRLARALSHLGKRDEAQQEIALQQKYAGDAKAEEERRMKEVTTFLVTAN, translated from the coding sequence ATGTCAGCCGAAGACAAGGCAAGTCTGACATCGGCCATTCAAGCCTATGAGGCTGGAAACCTCGCCGCGGCGCGGCCTTCCCTGCTGCGGCTTGCTACGAAATATCCGAAGCAGGTCGAGGTCCAGACTGCTACCGGCATGACTCTCGCGGAGTCGGGAGATCTGAAGGAGGCGCTTCCATATCTGCAATGCGCACATCGGCTGGCGCCGCGTGATGCGGACATCTCCGGCAACCTTGCGGTGGCCTTGATCAAGTCAGGGGCGCCCGGAGAAGCGGTTACTCTGCTGACCGAAGCCAGCTCGCAGCAGCCCGACAATCCGGTCCTGATGATCCATCTGGCGCAGGCGCAGATGGAAGCGGCCAATGCTTCCGCTGCTGCGAAGGCCTACTCCGCCGGAGCGCGCCTGATGCAGCAGCAAGGCGTTGCCGTGGACGATGATCTGCGGCACGATTGGGCCGTGGCACTGCTGACAGCCAATGATCCAGGCCAGGCGCTTACCGTCCTGCATGCGGCGCCGGACCAGGAGAGCTCGGCTCCGCTGCAAGAACTGCTGGGCGAGGCGGAGGAACAATCGCACCACTTCGAATCGGCCGCGCAGCATTTCAAGCGCGCGGCAGAGCTGGATCCCAGTGAGGCGAATCTATACAGCTATGCCACGGAGCTGATGCGTCACTGGACGTTCCCCGCTGCGATCCAGGTGCTGACCTACGCTGCGCAGCGCTACCCGTCCAGCGAACGGATGCGCACTGCACTAGGCGTTGCGTACTACGGCAACGCTGATTACGAGAAGGCAGTTCCAGTGTTTGCCGACCTGCTCGGCAAGGACCCGAACTCCAGTACGGCCGCGGACCTGCTTGGCCGAAGCTGCAGTGCTTTGGGCGGTGCCCAGCAGGAAGGATGTACCTCGTTGCGGCGCTTTGCGGAGGCGCATCCGGCGAATGCTGAGGCGTCGCTCTTTGCTGGAGTCGCCATCCTGCACCAGCCTGCGGACAAGCAGGATGCTGTAGCGGCTGAAGCTTTGTTGCGGAATGCGGTTCGCGTGAATCCCAAGCTGGCCGATGCCTGGTACCAGCTCGCGGTATTGCAGCAATCGCGAAACGACTGGGCGGGCAGCGCTGATCTGCTGCACCGTGCTCTGCAACAGCGTCCCGACTACCCCGAGGCGCACTACCGGCTCGCGCGCGCTCTCTCTCACCTGGGAAAGCGGGACGAGGCGCAGCAGGAGATCGCGCTGCAACAGAAGTATGCGGGTGATGCAAAGGCTGAGGAAGAACGGCGCATGAAGGAGGTGACGACATTCCTGGTTACGGCGAACTGA
- a CDS encoding TonB-dependent receptor, which produces MYTDSETPNMQPPKARHRMKFRGQMAPSPITALRGGTLAVTLSLAACGASAFAQVDQGTITGTVRDASGAAVSNASVTITNVDTGFTLTDKTDGSGVYTFSPVKIGNYTVRVSASGFNTSEQKNVQLHVDERAGVDMTLTPGATDVVTVTTEAPQLQTGDGSTGQVIEAQTIVDTPLNGRNYVFIAQLTTGIAPANGSRGQNGGDFNANGQRAEQNNFLLDGVDNNVNVVDFFNGASYSVKPPPEALAEFKVQTGAYSAEFGHSAGAVINTSVKSGTNHIHGAAWEYIRNDAFDIHEWASFGNRTVPKYRQNQFGGTLGFPILKDKLFLFGDAEANRIIFGESGTFTVPTALMRQGNFSELLNPALTGNSPVQLVQPNSGNIATPLPNNTLLPSQIDQTALKILNLYPQPNQAIGGRTAVNNYFSSRNAVNNTTQFDIRADYNASQHDQMFVRTSYSNTPGTRTPPLGNVLDGGGFGDTGTITNLSEALAASETHIFNPNLVNEARFGYNYGHFGFLQPNGSNTGLAASLGLGGIPGGQQNGGLPNVAVSGISSFGSPTFAVTDEYQNVYQILDNVTKIAGNHSMRMGVNFQRIRFSTTQPTQSRGSYGFTGKFTAAAGAPTDKTTGIAYTGFGVADFLTNNMDTAAVSNIFTSDDVRWIRAGYFQDDWKATPNLTINIGLRYEYAQPYLERHDNQAAFIVNTLAPGAGTGFYRIPQSKSGVPLAASFLNTLAANHINLQYTNNRFLVDPQKKNFAPRFGLAYKLNDKTVIRTGYGIFYGGLESAGYYPNLGENYPFEFDSTYNSQTLYGSCNVGNCRNNGITLENGFNAAIAAGLQNSVSNPNLRGSDPFVKTPYSQQYNLALEYAINPTMSTTVSYVGSNSRHLVVFPDRNSALVLQAPGANTTPYQPFPTIGGDAYSSYEGASNYNSLQAKLDQRLRSGLSFLASYTYSHALDDAPTPLGSTGDAGYRGPNLIGLGSDYSNSPFDVRHRFALNGSYAIPYGVGRAHGNHPGILDILLGGWTNSLTFVAQTGNPFSMNLSVTGPAGAGAHPVMIRNEFAGGGTSDPQTKPFTCPTSTRNTNTWYNPCSFRNPTPLAAGQTVTGLFALPYLGSPRNSAYGPGYERINGSLYKNFGLFRETTFQLRADYFNLLNTPAYGNPNANISSGGGQITGARNLGAFTPDSRFWQFAGKINF; this is translated from the coding sequence ATGTATACGGATTCAGAAACGCCGAACATGCAGCCACCGAAAGCGAGACACAGGATGAAATTTCGAGGTCAAATGGCGCCATCGCCCATCACGGCTCTGCGAGGTGGAACTCTCGCAGTGACACTCTCTCTTGCGGCCTGTGGGGCAAGTGCATTCGCACAGGTCGATCAAGGCACTATCACCGGTACTGTCCGAGATGCGTCCGGCGCTGCAGTCTCCAACGCTTCGGTGACAATTACGAACGTTGATACAGGGTTCACCCTGACTGACAAAACGGACGGCAGCGGTGTTTACACCTTTTCGCCCGTCAAGATCGGTAACTACACCGTTCGGGTCTCGGCCTCCGGCTTCAACACTTCGGAGCAGAAGAACGTACAGCTTCACGTGGATGAGCGTGCGGGCGTCGACATGACACTCACCCCAGGCGCAACGGACGTGGTGACAGTCACCACCGAAGCACCTCAACTGCAGACCGGTGACGGCTCAACCGGACAGGTGATCGAGGCACAGACGATCGTCGATACGCCGTTGAACGGTCGCAACTACGTCTTCATCGCGCAGCTCACGACCGGCATTGCGCCTGCGAACGGCTCGCGCGGTCAGAACGGTGGCGACTTCAACGCCAACGGCCAGCGCGCTGAGCAGAACAACTTCCTGCTGGATGGCGTGGATAACAACGTAAACGTGGTGGACTTCTTCAACGGCGCCAGCTACAGCGTGAAGCCGCCACCGGAAGCCCTGGCGGAATTCAAAGTACAAACGGGAGCGTATAGCGCGGAGTTCGGCCACTCCGCAGGTGCTGTAATCAACACCTCGGTAAAGTCGGGCACAAACCACATCCACGGCGCGGCTTGGGAGTACATCCGCAACGATGCCTTCGACATCCACGAGTGGGCATCCTTCGGTAACCGGACTGTGCCGAAATACCGGCAGAACCAGTTCGGCGGAACGCTTGGCTTTCCGATCCTCAAGGACAAGCTCTTCCTGTTTGGTGACGCGGAAGCGAACCGCATTATCTTTGGCGAATCAGGAACCTTTACCGTTCCGACTGCCTTGATGCGCCAGGGCAATTTCTCCGAACTGCTGAATCCGGCGCTCACCGGCAACTCTCCAGTGCAGCTGGTGCAGCCCAACTCCGGCAACATCGCTACACCACTGCCGAACAACACGCTGCTGCCGTCACAAATCGATCAGACCGCGCTCAAGATCCTGAACCTGTACCCACAGCCAAACCAGGCAATTGGCGGCCGAACGGCAGTAAACAACTACTTCAGCAGCCGCAACGCCGTAAACAACACGACGCAATTTGATATTCGCGCGGACTACAACGCCAGTCAGCACGATCAGATGTTCGTCCGCACCAGCTACTCGAACACCCCTGGCACACGCACACCTCCGCTGGGCAATGTGCTGGATGGTGGTGGCTTCGGTGACACGGGAACGATCACCAATTTGAGCGAAGCTCTGGCCGCCAGCGAGACGCACATCTTCAACCCCAACCTGGTGAACGAAGCGCGCTTTGGTTACAACTACGGCCACTTCGGGTTCCTGCAGCCAAACGGCAGCAACACTGGACTCGCCGCGAGCCTGGGCCTGGGCGGCATTCCCGGCGGGCAGCAGAATGGCGGCCTACCTAACGTGGCCGTCAGTGGTATCTCAAGCTTCGGTTCACCAACGTTTGCGGTGACGGATGAGTACCAGAACGTCTACCAGATCTTGGATAACGTAACGAAGATCGCAGGCAATCACAGCATGCGTATGGGCGTGAACTTCCAGCGCATTCGCTTCTCGACGACCCAGCCGACTCAGTCGCGCGGTTCTTACGGCTTTACAGGTAAGTTCACCGCGGCCGCGGGCGCACCGACCGATAAGACGACCGGCATCGCCTACACGGGATTCGGAGTGGCCGACTTCCTGACCAACAACATGGACACAGCAGCAGTCTCCAACATCTTTACGTCGGACGATGTTCGCTGGATCCGTGCCGGATACTTCCAGGATGACTGGAAGGCGACACCGAATCTCACGATCAATATCGGCCTGCGTTATGAGTACGCACAGCCCTATCTGGAACGTCACGATAACCAGGCGGCGTTCATCGTAAATACGCTGGCACCCGGTGCTGGCACAGGCTTCTACCGCATCCCGCAGTCCAAGAGCGGAGTGCCGTTGGCAGCGAGCTTCCTGAACACGCTGGCCGCAAACCATATCAACCTGCAGTACACGAACAACCGTTTCCTGGTTGACCCGCAAAAGAAGAACTTCGCTCCGCGCTTTGGCCTGGCTTACAAGCTGAATGACAAGACGGTGATCCGGACCGGCTACGGCATCTTCTACGGCGGCCTGGAAAGCGCTGGTTATTACCCGAATTTGGGTGAAAACTATCCGTTTGAGTTCGACTCGACCTACAACTCACAGACGCTGTATGGGTCATGCAACGTGGGTAACTGCCGGAACAACGGCATCACCCTGGAGAACGGTTTCAACGCAGCAATCGCGGCTGGCCTGCAAAACTCAGTGTCTAACCCCAATCTCCGTGGTTCCGATCCTTTTGTGAAGACGCCGTACAGCCAGCAATACAATCTGGCCTTGGAGTACGCAATTAACCCCACGATGTCGACCACGGTGTCGTACGTTGGTTCGAACTCGCGTCACCTGGTGGTCTTCCCGGACCGGAACTCGGCGTTGGTTCTCCAGGCACCGGGCGCGAACACTACTCCGTACCAACCGTTCCCCACCATCGGTGGTGACGCATACAGCTCTTATGAAGGAGCCTCAAACTACAACTCCCTTCAGGCCAAGCTGGATCAGCGGTTGCGTAGCGGTCTTAGCTTTCTGGCAAGCTACACCTACTCGCACGCGCTGGACGATGCACCAACGCCACTCGGCAGCACGGGCGACGCTGGGTATCGCGGACCGAACCTGATCGGCCTTGGTAGTGACTACAGCAACTCACCTTTCGATGTAAGACACCGCTTCGCACTGAATGGTTCGTACGCCATCCCGTACGGTGTAGGCCGGGCGCACGGGAATCACCCGGGCATTCTGGATATCCTGCTGGGTGGATGGACCAACTCACTCACGTTTGTCGCGCAAACGGGTAACCCGTTCAGCATGAATTTGAGCGTGACTGGTCCTGCCGGTGCTGGCGCACATCCCGTCATGATCCGCAACGAGTTCGCTGGGGGTGGTACGTCCGATCCGCAGACGAAGCCATTCACCTGCCCTACGTCGACGCGCAACACGAATACTTGGTATAACCCCTGCTCGTTCCGTAACCCCACGCCCCTGGCAGCGGGACAGACGGTCACCGGGTTGTTCGCGCTTCCCTATCTCGGATCGCCGCGCAACAGCGCGTACGGACCGGGTTACGAGCGCATTAATGGCTCGCTATACAAGAACTTCGGACTCTTCCGGGAAACCACGTTCCAACTGCGCGCCGATTACTTCAACCTGCTCAACACACCTGCTTACGGCAACCCCAATGCGAACATAAGCAGCGGCGGTGGGCAGATTACGGGTGCCCGCAACCTGGGTGCCTTCACGCCTGACTCGCGATTCTGGCAGTTCGCGGGCAAGATCAACTTCTAA
- a CDS encoding anti-sigma factor gives MSMHGFVTEDDLILYAMQALSAEEMTQVAGLVESDPEVAARLAEIQSVLGLYASATTVMEEVPASALSRLQSSVERERTVPVAAAPAPRRVAEVVERSPRWSWSLGLLWAGWAVAAALLVGVGLLLRRNHEAQSQVAQLHDAQSQVASVAAERDRLRNSLQQAGVQLTTKQQEAAQAQSRAAALSAQSAALAAKADATALQAQRAAAKADSLAATANQTEAERKQLGEALTKEQQIAAAAADSQQVLAALADPTALHVTLTVPKEKKRPSGRGTYLASTGTLVFTGSDLSSLPANKVYELWLMPADGSAPIPAGTFRPDNAGNATLINSHFQHVAATGFAITVENAGGSLTPTMPIVLVGAS, from the coding sequence ATGAGCATGCATGGGTTTGTGACAGAAGACGACCTGATCCTGTACGCGATGCAGGCGCTGTCTGCTGAAGAGATGACGCAGGTGGCGGGCCTGGTGGAGAGCGATCCGGAGGTGGCCGCCAGACTGGCTGAGATTCAGTCAGTTCTCGGACTATACGCATCGGCAACGACCGTTATGGAAGAGGTGCCTGCATCGGCGCTGAGTCGCCTGCAGAGCAGCGTGGAACGGGAACGTACCGTACCAGTTGCCGCGGCGCCAGCACCGCGCAGGGTTGCCGAGGTGGTCGAACGCTCGCCTCGCTGGAGCTGGAGCCTGGGGCTGCTGTGGGCCGGGTGGGCAGTGGCAGCGGCTCTGCTGGTCGGAGTTGGCCTGCTGCTGCGCAGAAATCATGAGGCGCAAAGCCAGGTTGCACAGTTACACGACGCACAGTCACAGGTTGCAAGCGTGGCTGCGGAGCGGGATCGGTTACGCAACTCCCTGCAACAGGCGGGAGTTCAACTGACGACCAAGCAGCAGGAAGCTGCACAGGCGCAAAGCCGGGCGGCTGCCCTCTCTGCACAGAGTGCCGCGCTCGCGGCAAAGGCCGACGCCACAGCCCTGCAGGCGCAGCGTGCTGCAGCCAAAGCCGACTCGCTGGCCGCCACGGCAAATCAGACGGAAGCCGAGCGGAAGCAGCTCGGCGAAGCTCTAACTAAGGAACAGCAGATTGCGGCAGCTGCGGCGGACTCGCAACAAGTGCTTGCGGCTTTGGCGGATCCCACTGCGCTGCACGTGACCCTCACCGTTCCGAAGGAGAAGAAGCGGCCCTCCGGGCGAGGCACCTACCTCGCCAGCACGGGTACGCTTGTTTTCACGGGCAGTGATCTGAGCAGCCTTCCGGCGAACAAGGTGTATGAACTCTGGCTGATGCCGGCGGACGGTTCCGCACCCATCCCCGCTGGCACCTTCAGGCCTGATAACGCAGGCAACGCAACGCTAATCAACAGCCATTTCCAGCACGTCGCTGCTACGGGCTTTGCAATCACGGTAGAGAATGCTGGCGGCTCGCTCACACCCACGATGCCGATTGTGCTGGTTGGCGCGAGCTAG
- a CDS encoding RNA polymerase sigma factor — MSDSSTRPRLEEGQESDPALLLRIKEGDEQALTRLFQRHSKLVFSVAMRVLNDREDAEDVLQEIFMQVWRKPFELREDQQSLEPLLAVMTRNRAVDSIRRRKLTQPVDDLPLASPVNLAASSENNLLLARVREVASQLPVEQQTALEMAFFEGLTHTEIAAKTATPLGTVKTRIRAAVNLLERTLKA, encoded by the coding sequence ATGAGTGACTCTTCAACGCGACCGAGACTGGAAGAGGGCCAGGAGTCAGATCCTGCTCTGCTTCTCAGAATCAAAGAGGGCGATGAGCAGGCACTGACGCGCCTCTTCCAAAGGCACTCGAAGCTCGTCTTTTCAGTCGCCATGAGAGTCCTGAACGATCGAGAGGACGCAGAAGACGTTCTCCAGGAGATTTTCATGCAGGTCTGGAGAAAGCCGTTCGAGTTGCGCGAGGACCAGCAATCGCTGGAACCGCTACTGGCGGTGATGACGCGGAACCGTGCGGTGGACAGCATTCGCAGGCGGAAGCTGACGCAACCGGTCGACGATCTGCCCTTGGCGTCGCCGGTGAACCTTGCTGCGTCGTCCGAAAATAACCTGCTGTTGGCGCGGGTGCGCGAGGTGGCGAGTCAGCTTCCTGTTGAACAACAGACGGCGTTGGAAATGGCGTTTTTCGAAGGACTGACGCATACAGAGATCGCAGCCAAAACGGCCACACCCCTGGGCACGGTCAAGACACGTATTCGGGCGGCGGTCAATCTTCTGGAAAGGACCCTGAAAGCATGA
- a CDS encoding high-affinity nickel-transport family protein, which yields MSAFLLAKAVSLCALLPGEQPHSGRVLFLVGLGLVLGMRHSTDADHVVALSTIVTRQRSIAHAALIGCLWGLGHTITVFLVGCLIILFHVQIPIRLGLLMEFSVAVMLVLLGILNLTGLLPYLSRRFATAPEPAGVSLSEVEEAGYSPLRSSLTQLGVFHTLRPLFIGLVHGLAGSAAVALLVLATIQDPVWAAVYLVIFGVGTMLGMVLMTTLFAIPLRYGSTRFHRWTDSLGWISGGISLCFGLFLMYHLGFVDGLFTTHPQWTPQ from the coding sequence TTGAGCGCCTTTCTCCTCGCGAAGGCTGTGTCATTGTGCGCCCTTCTACCGGGGGAACAACCGCACTCCGGCCGAGTCCTGTTCCTGGTGGGTCTTGGCCTGGTGCTGGGAATGCGTCACTCCACGGACGCCGATCACGTGGTTGCGTTGTCGACCATTGTCACAAGGCAGCGATCCATCGCGCACGCGGCTCTCATCGGATGCCTTTGGGGCCTGGGTCACACCATCACCGTCTTCCTCGTGGGATGCCTGATCATCCTCTTTCACGTGCAGATACCGATTCGGCTAGGTCTGCTGATGGAGTTCAGTGTGGCCGTCATGCTGGTGCTCCTTGGCATTCTTAACCTAACCGGCTTGCTGCCGTACCTCTCGCGCCGGTTCGCGACCGCCCCTGAACCAGCAGGCGTTTCCCTTTCCGAAGTCGAGGAAGCTGGATACAGCCCGCTTCGCAGCTCGCTAACCCAGCTGGGCGTGTTCCATACACTGCGGCCTTTGTTCATCGGTCTGGTACACGGTTTAGCCGGCTCTGCTGCCGTGGCACTTCTGGTGCTTGCGACCATTCAGGATCCGGTCTGGGCGGCCGTATACCTGGTGATCTTTGGTGTGGGGACTATGCTGGGCATGGTGCTGATGACCACACTTTTTGCCATTCCCCTCAGGTACGGCTCGACGCGATTTCATCGCTGGACCGACTCGCTGGGGTGGATTTCAGGCGGTATCAGCCTCTGTTTCGGCCTGTTCCTGATGTATCACCTTGGCTTTGTGGATGGGCTGTTCACCACTCACCCGCAGTGGACACCGCAGTGA
- a CDS encoding aldo/keto reductase produces the protein MERRDFLKTAAAAGVASVATASADAQAGKTSDRAPVQRPEAPGMLYRELGTTGERVSAIGMGGYHLDKDGKIPQADAIRLVRSAIDAGITFMDNCWDYNDGISEVRMGQALKDGYRQKVFLMTKLDARTAKDYDKQLEQSLGRLNTDVIDLVQFHEILRFEDPDRIFADDGAIHAAMAAKAAGKIRYIGFTGHKDPQIHLRMFEIAAQHGFKFDTVQMPVNVFDAHFRSFTNLVIPVAVKAGTGVLAMKTFGDGWLLKTNTFQPAEALHYGLSVPGVSVVITGIDKPEILQQALTAAHDFKPMTEAQRSDLLGRTREVALTGRFEPFKTSNIFDGTAQNPKWLGGSSANPETKPS, from the coding sequence ATGGAGCGCAGAGATTTCCTGAAGACGGCGGCAGCCGCGGGGGTTGCCTCCGTCGCAACAGCCTCTGCGGACGCACAGGCGGGCAAGACCTCAGACCGGGCGCCGGTACAGCGGCCCGAGGCGCCGGGCATGCTCTACCGCGAGCTGGGCACGACGGGTGAACGCGTCTCAGCCATCGGCATGGGCGGATATCACCTGGACAAAGACGGGAAGATCCCTCAGGCAGATGCGATACGACTGGTCCGCAGCGCGATCGATGCGGGTATCACGTTCATGGATAACTGCTGGGACTACAACGACGGCATCAGTGAAGTGCGCATGGGCCAGGCGCTGAAGGATGGCTACCGGCAGAAGGTCTTTCTGATGACCAAGCTGGACGCCCGCACTGCGAAGGACTACGACAAGCAGTTGGAGCAGTCACTGGGCCGCCTCAACACCGACGTAATCGACCTGGTGCAGTTTCACGAGATCCTCCGCTTTGAAGACCCGGATCGAATCTTTGCAGACGACGGTGCGATTCACGCCGCAATGGCTGCGAAGGCAGCCGGCAAGATTCGCTACATCGGCTTTACGGGTCACAAGGACCCACAGATCCACCTGCGCATGTTCGAGATCGCGGCCCAGCACGGCTTCAAGTTCGATACGGTGCAGATGCCGGTCAACGTCTTCGACGCGCACTTCCGGTCGTTCACGAACCTGGTGATCCCGGTGGCGGTCAAGGCCGGAACAGGCGTGCTGGCGATGAAGACGTTTGGGGACGGCTGGCTGCTGAAGACGAATACCTTCCAGCCGGCAGAGGCGTTGCATTACGGCCTTTCCGTCCCGGGCGTTTCTGTTGTCATCACCGGCATCGACAAGCCGGAGATTCTGCAACAGGCTCTTACGGCAGCTCACGACTTCAAACCGATGACGGAGGCGCAACGAAGCGACCTGCTGGGGCGTACACGGGAGGTAGCGCTGACCGGCCGGTTTGAGCCTTTCAAGACCTCGAACATCTTCGACGGCACGGCCCAGAATCCGAAGTGGCTGGGCGGCAGCAGTGCAAATCCTGAGACGAAGCCTTCCTAA
- the larB gene encoding nickel pincer cofactor biosynthesis protein LarB, producing MNPAAVLELLADVQRGSLSPEQASDRLAKLPFEDTGEARIDHHRALRTGLPEVIYAAGKTPEQVADLFARMTAAGSDVLASRATPETAAAVQALTPQAHYHQTARLISLRQTDLPATWGHVAVLCAGTSDLPVAEEAALTAEFFGTRVTRFFDVGVAGLHRLLAVRDQVLEAHCVIVCAGMEGALPSVVGGLVAVPVIAVPTSVGYGASFAGTAALLGMLNSCSPNVSVVNIDNGFGAAYSATLIARASDPRNGAKAAAR from the coding sequence ATGAATCCCGCCGCGGTTCTGGAGTTGTTGGCTGACGTTCAGCGCGGCTCGCTTTCGCCCGAGCAAGCTTCCGATCGACTGGCGAAGTTGCCATTTGAGGACACGGGAGAAGCGCGCATTGACCACCACCGGGCGCTTCGCACCGGCCTGCCAGAGGTAATCTATGCGGCGGGCAAGACTCCGGAGCAGGTGGCGGACTTGTTTGCGCGCATGACTGCGGCCGGGTCTGACGTGCTGGCAAGCCGCGCCACGCCGGAGACCGCTGCCGCGGTACAGGCGTTGACACCGCAAGCGCACTACCACCAGACGGCGCGCCTGATCTCACTGCGGCAAACTGACCTGCCAGCCACCTGGGGACACGTCGCCGTGCTGTGCGCCGGCACCAGCGACCTGCCCGTAGCGGAGGAGGCAGCCCTTACCGCGGAGTTCTTCGGAACCCGGGTCACACGCTTTTTCGACGTTGGTGTGGCGGGGCTGCATCGATTGCTGGCCGTACGCGACCAGGTCCTCGAAGCGCATTGCGTGATCGTGTGCGCCGGCATGGAAGGCGCGCTTCCGTCGGTGGTCGGCGGACTGGTGGCGGTTCCCGTCATCGCTGTCCCGACCTCGGTGGGATACGGAGCTTCGTTCGCCGGCACAGCCGCCTTGCTTGGGATGCTGAACTCCTGTTCGCCTAACGTAAGCGTGGTGAACATCGATAACGGATTTGGAGCCGCGTATTCGGCAACTCTGATCGCCCGGGCCAGCGATCCCAGGAACGGCGCAAAAGCGGCTGCGCGGTAA